The sequence below is a genomic window from Fusibacter sp. A1.
TTATGACCGAAAACAAGTGCTGTCAGTGCGTGTGAAAGTTCATGAAAAGGCGTGCCGATGAATGAAGTCACTTTTACGCCTATCATTCCAAACCTCGAATAGTAATTTGTCAGCATCACTTTTTCCATGATTCCTATCAAAAAGCCGACCACATAGATGGGTAGTACGATCAGAAGTACGTCTTTCAGCGGTTTGAGCAGCAAGTCTATGAATTTATTCATTGGGTGTATTCTCCTAAAAATTTTATTCTAAAACCATAAATATGCAAAAAATGCTTGTTAATATGCACTTTATTGGTTATCCTAGTATAGGACATCATTTTAACATATAGTCCGCTCACACGTGCCAGTAGCTCAGCTGGATAGAGCAACGGCCTCCTAAGCCGTAGGTCGTGGGTTCAAATCCCGCTTGGCACGCCAAATGAAAACACTCTGAATTCCTTATGGAACATAGAGTGTTTTTTTGCGTCATCAGTATCCCATCATTACCCTGATCTGGTCAGCGGTTTCCTTAGATGTCATCAGTTCCAATGTTTTTAGCGCAACCTCTGGAGCAGTGGAAGGACACCATGAAGTGATAAGCAGATCATCAACCACCACAGGAGCCTCTACGATTTTTGCCCCCATCGCTTTTAGCTGATTCTGCCTTCGACCGTCCATTAAGTGATAGGTGGTCGCATTTTTGCCGTCAAGCACACCACTTTTACCAAGGACCAAAGCTCCTACACAAACTGAAGCGACTATCTTTTTATGCTGATTGAACCAATTGATAAGGTTCAAGAGCCGTACGTCAAAGGCTTCTTCATAAAAGCCATAGTATCCAAATCCGCCAGGTACGGCGATTGCGTCAAATTCAGGACCATGTACCTCATCGATTAAAAGGTCAACTTCAAATTTTAAGTTGAAAGAACTGACCACCTGCCTGTTAAAACCGCATGTGACCACTTCGATATCCCCTTTGCTGATATCCCTGTACCAACCGAACAC
It includes:
- a CDS encoding DJ-1/PfpI family protein; protein product: MKLLLIMTKGVEMLEASAFIDVFGWYRDISKGDIEVVTCGFNRQVVSSFNLKFEVDLLIDEVHGPEFDAIAVPGGFGYYGFYEEAFDVRLLNLINWFNQHKKIVASVCVGALVLGKSGVLDGKNATTYHLMDGRRQNQLKAMGAKIVEAPVVVDDLLITSWCPSTAPEVALKTLELMTSKETADQIRVMMGY